From the Bacteroides sp. genome, the window AGACCTTGCTTTGGTTGGGGGCATCGAAATCCAGAAAATGAAGTTCGATTATTTGTCAAAATAATTCTTTTAAAATGTCAGAAATCAGGATATTAGGCGTTCTGGTAACAGAAAAAAGCCAGGCTGCAATCAAGGTTCAGGAAATTCTAACCAAGTATGGTTGCAGCATAAAAACCCGCTTGGGACTGAATGAAATTGAACAGGAAAATTGCCCGGGGTGCGGATTGATCATTCTTGAACTGATGGGTGACTTGAATGAGTGCCTCAGGCTGGAAAACGAATTATGGTCAGTGCCCGGGGTAAGTCTACAAAAAATGGTTTTCTGATTTGTTTTAACCCTGATCAATTTTTTTAAGCATAATACCGGAGTTATATACCTAACCAAACATTAATGGCAAAACTTGTTCATCTTTCCGAAGCCGCCTCTCTGGCCTTGCATGCCATGGTCATGATCGCCCGAAGCCAGACCCACGTGAATGTAAACACCCTGGCAGAGGAAATGGGCGCCTCACGCAATCATCTGGCCAAAGTCCTTCAGCAACTTGTGAAGTTTAATTATTTGCGGTCCGTCAGAGGACCAAGCGGCGGATTTCTGCTTAACAAACCTGCTTCCGAGATTTCTATCCTTAATATTTACGAGGCCATTGAAGGAAAGATTGAAACCCCCGAATGCCCCCTTGACCGGCCCATATGTCCATTCGATAAATGCCTTATGGGAGGCCTGATCAAGGATGTAACCCTGCAATTCAAAGCTTATTTTGAAGAACAAACACTCGATAAGTACATCCCTAAGAATTACGCCATTTCAAATTAATGTCCCCTTCGCCTTTTTTATCAGGCAATTGGTGTGACCCCATAAAGACCTTCAAATCCTATGAAGTAAAACGGCAAATTCTTAATTATCTTTGCCAGTGTAAAACCTGCTTATATTACAATGGCTGACTACTCAAAAATCTCTCTGCTGGATGGAATCCAATCGCCGGGCGACCTGAAGAAACTATCGCAGGACGATTTGGTTACTCTTTGCGGGGAGATTAGGCAGTTCCTCATTGAATCGGTCAGCACCAATCCCGGCCACTTTGCCTCCAGCCTGGGTGTTATCGAACTCACCGTTGCCCTTCATTACGTTTTTAATACCCCCTACGATAAGATCATCTGGGATGTAGGTCATCAGGCATACCCCCATAAGATTCTGACCGGAAGACGCGAGCAGTTTCATTCCAACCGCCGCTATAAAGGAATCAGTGGCTTTCCCAAAATGTCTGAAAGCCCTTATGATGCATTTGGTACAGGGCATTCTTCAACCAGCGTCTCCGCCGCCCTGGGGATGGCCATGGCGTCGCAATTAAGAAAAGAAGAGGACCGTCAGCACATTGCGGTCATTGGCGATGGGAGCCTAACGGCCGGGATGGCATTCGAAGCACTCAACCACGCAGGCGTTTCCAATACCAACATCCTGGTCATCCTTAACGATAATGGCATTGCCATTGATAACAGTGTTGGTGCGCTCAAGGAATACCTTACCGATATTACCACCTCCTGGACCTACAACCGCCTGAAGGATGAAATATGGAATACCCTGGGGGCCCTTAGCAAATATGGCCCTGATGCGCGTGGTGTGATCCAGAAAGTTGAGACAGCAATTAAAACTGCCGTATTCCGGCAAAGCAACCTCTTCGAATCGCTCAATTTCCGGTATTTCGGTCCCATCGATGGTCACGATGTGAATCACCTCACCCGCATCCTCAGTGACCTGAAAAACATTAAAGGCCCAAAGCTTTTGCACGTAAACACAGTGAAAGGGAAAGGCTATTCTTTTGCCGAAAAAGAACAGACCCGCTTTCATGCGCCCGGATTCTTTGATAAGCTAACCGGGCAAAGCGTGGTGAGCCCCGAAGAAAAAAACAAACCACCCAAGTACCAGACCGTTTTTGGAAAGACCATTCTTGAGCTGGCCAGGCAAAACCCAAAGATTGTTGGCATTACCCCCGCCATGCCTACCGGTTGCTCACTGAATATCCTCATGAAGGAAATCCCTGAACGGGGATTTGATGTCGGCATTGCTGAACAGCACGCGGTTACTTTCTCTGCGGGTCTGGCAGCCCAGGGACTCATCCCTTATTGCAATATTTATTCCAGCTTTTTGCAGCGGGCCTACGACCAGATGATCCATGATGTTGCCCTCCAGAACCTCCCGGTGATTTTCTGTCTCGACCGCGCCGGACTTGTTGGTGAAGATGGCGCCACCCATCATGGTGCTTTCGACTTGTCCTTCCTGCGCTGTATCCCCAACATTATCCTCTCTGCCCCTATGGATGAAGTGGAGTTGCGCAATCTGATGTACACCGCCCAGCTTAAACCAAAAGGACCCTTTGTTATACGCTATCCACGCGGGAATGGGGTGCTGACCGACTGGCAGCGCCCTTTTGCCAAAGTGCCCATAGGCAAGGGACGACAACTTAAGGAAGGCCATCACGCCGCCATCATTTCAATCGGCCACGTTGGAAATATTGCTTTGCAGACTGCTCAGGAGCTCGGAAAAACCACCGGCCTCAGCCTGGCTCATTTCGACCTGCGGTTTCTGAAACCTCTCGACGAGGACCTCCTTCACCATGTCTTCAGAAACTTCAGCAATGTAATCACCATTGAGGATAATGCCCTTGCTGGTGGTATGGGTAGCGCCGTCATCGAATTTATGGCTGACAACGGCTATCAGGCCTCTGTAAAAAGGCTGGGAATACCTGACTATTTCGTTGAACAGGGAACCCTCGAAGAGTTATACGCCGAATGTGGCTTTGATGCCGCCGGCCTAAAAAAAACGATTCTGGAAGAATGCGAAAATTTTCTGCCAACAAAAGATATTAAACACCATTGACCGTGGAAAATATTGCCGATTGCTATTCCGACAATTGTCAGCTGTTGATTGCCTTTGGGCTGACCCTTTTTGCCGGCCTCTCGACAGGTATCGGAAGTGCCATAGCCTTTTTCGCAAAAAAAACCAACAAAAAATTCCTGTCAGTCTCC encodes:
- a CDS encoding Rrf2 family transcriptional regulator; this translates as MAKLVHLSEAASLALHAMVMIARSQTHVNVNTLAEEMGASRNHLAKVLQQLVKFNYLRSVRGPSGGFLLNKPASEISILNIYEAIEGKIETPECPLDRPICPFDKCLMGGLIKDVTLQFKAYFEEQTLDKYIPKNYAISN
- the dxs gene encoding 1-deoxy-D-xylulose-5-phosphate synthase, whose translation is MADYSKISLLDGIQSPGDLKKLSQDDLVTLCGEIRQFLIESVSTNPGHFASSLGVIELTVALHYVFNTPYDKIIWDVGHQAYPHKILTGRREQFHSNRRYKGISGFPKMSESPYDAFGTGHSSTSVSAALGMAMASQLRKEEDRQHIAVIGDGSLTAGMAFEALNHAGVSNTNILVILNDNGIAIDNSVGALKEYLTDITTSWTYNRLKDEIWNTLGALSKYGPDARGVIQKVETAIKTAVFRQSNLFESLNFRYFGPIDGHDVNHLTRILSDLKNIKGPKLLHVNTVKGKGYSFAEKEQTRFHAPGFFDKLTGQSVVSPEEKNKPPKYQTVFGKTILELARQNPKIVGITPAMPTGCSLNILMKEIPERGFDVGIAEQHAVTFSAGLAAQGLIPYCNIYSSFLQRAYDQMIHDVALQNLPVIFCLDRAGLVGEDGATHHGAFDLSFLRCIPNIILSAPMDEVELRNLMYTAQLKPKGPFVIRYPRGNGVLTDWQRPFAKVPIGKGRQLKEGHHAAIISIGHVGNIALQTAQELGKTTGLSLAHFDLRFLKPLDEDLLHHVFRNFSNVITIEDNALAGGMGSAVIEFMADNGYQASVKRLGIPDYFVEQGTLEELYAECGFDAAGLKKTILEECENFLPTKDIKHH